Below is a genomic region from Xiphophorus couchianus chromosome 9, X_couchianus-1.0, whole genome shotgun sequence.
CAGAGTCATATCTGCTGAAGAACGTCGCTTCGGAGGAGTTGGTGATGTGCCACAAGGTGGGCCGGGAGATCGTAGAAGACGCAGTGCGGTGCAAGATGAGGATCCTCCAGAACGACGGCATTGTGACGGGGTTCTGTGCGCGGCCCAGAAAAGTGAGCCAGGCCTTGCTGCTTCTTGGGGGACAGACATTCATGTGTGACAAAGTCTACATGATTGACAACAAAACCAAGGAGATCACACCCAAAACAGACATCCCAAGCCCCAGGAAGGAGTGCAGTGCTTGTGCCATTGGTTGTAAGGTATGTGTGTAATCTAAACTGCAGTAAATCCATTTTGTAGCATGTCTTCGACTTGAATTTATGTTATATCTCTTGTTCTCCAGGTTTATGTTACTGGTGGCCGCGGCTCTGAGAACGGAGCCTCTAAGGATGTCTGGGTCTACGACACGTTGCACGATGAGTGGTCAAAAGCAGCGCCAATGCTTGTGGCCAGATTCGGACACGGCTCCGCAGAGCTTGACCACGTGCTGTACGTAGTGGGAGGACACACGTCGCTGGCGGGATCCTTCCCTGCGTCTCCGTCCGTGTCTCTAAAACAAGTCGAACAGTACGACCCGCAGAGCAACAAGTGGACCCTGGTTGCCCCGCTGAGGGAAGGCGTGAGCAATGCCGCGGTGGTCGGTgccaaaaacaaactctttgcTTTCGGAGGCACCAGTGTGAACAGAGACAAATACCCCAAGGTGCAGTGCTTCGACCCCTGCCAGAACCGGTGGTCCGTACCCGCCGCCTGTCCTCAGCTGTGGCGGTACACGGCAGCGGCCGTCGTCGGCAACCACGTCGTCGTAATTGGAGGCGACACGGAGTTCTCGGCCAGCTCTGCGTACCGCTTCAACAGCGAGACATATCAGTGGTCGAAGTTCGGTGATGTCACTGCCAAACGCATCAGCTGTCACGCGGTGGCATCAGGGAACAGGCTGTATGTGGTTGGAGGGTACTTTGGGGCTCAGAGGTGTAAGACGCTAGACTGTTACGATCCATCATCAGACTCCTGGGACAGTGTGACCAGTGTGCCATACTCACTCATTCCTACTGCCTTCGTCAGCACATGGAAGTACCTGCCGTCTTAGACACACAGGCTGTGCAACTTTTCTAAGTGAGTAATTGTAGCTTCCATTAACTTGTAAAAGTCTTTAGTCATACTGAATTTCTTTATGCCTAACTTCTAAGGAGTCATATTATCTTGCAGTCTTCTACAGAAGGTTTGACTCCTTGGAAGCAAATTAAACATTGGTGTTGGTTTCAAACTTTAGCTGCAGTGTAAAGAGCATAAATCAGCTTCTGCCACCTTGTTAGATTCTGTGCCTGGGTGAGTTCCACTTTGAACTTGAGGCGGCCACTTTAAAGCCGCAAACTGTTTTGCAGGTTGCCAGGGGTTACGGCTGTTAAAGATTATCTAAGTGCCGGGTGTTGGACAAACATGTTGGAGTTTATGGGGCAGAAAGAATGTCAGCGGCGCTGCTAATTACAAAGCCAGGACTGTAAGCTGATGCCTCCGTCACAGAGTGGAGTGAGGTGTAGAGTCGGCCGATCAGGTCTGTGCTTGTGTGGATGGGAGAGTTAAGTGAGGCAGCTTGATCCACAGGGGTCAGGGTTGCCTGATGGACAAGCTGTTGTTAGACAGTAACTGAAAGCAGGTGGAAGAGGCGATGTGTCATTAGAAGTGCCCTCTGGATGCGttcagaaacagattttttttttgtaagatcaTATGTCGCTGTCACTTCATCCACATAAAAATATTGCAGATGTCTGCTTATTTATACATTGAATTATAGGATTAGAATGTGTTGACAGGGCAATCTGTTCTCTTCGAAGGATAAACAGCAGTTCAGAGGTCTTTTTATAGCTTCAGGGACACTGCAAGGGAGGAGGCAGTGCCCCGTCACCAGGATATGGAAATATAATTTACTCATATCATACCAGACTGCTTTAGGAATTGAGCAGCTCAATCTGCCTCATGAAAGGACAGGTGGTAAATTTCACACTTTTGACATGTCTCTCAGTATTTGCAGAGAGAGCTTAAGGAGGGGCCTAGTTGCTGAAATGAGAAGAGGAAAGGCTGAATGATGTTGGAGCTAGGCCATTTTAATGCGCCCCAAGGTGGTAGAGTAAGTTTTGGGCTATATGTCATGTGACCTGGTTTGCGAGCTGAATTTAGCATTTATtcaatcaataatcaaaacaaaaacagttcagCCAGCTAGTTATGCAACAGCAGGGACTCCTGCACttcattttattgctttgttgtCCAACTTTTTGAAGTAGTTTTATATAATACGTTGCCATGGCTACATACCCAAGTAGTGAAGAGTTTTTAGAGAAATCTCACAAAATACCAGGGAGAAATCAAATCACGGCAGTAAActcaaaagtgacattttctgaGTTCAATAATCTGTAATGATTAGTTTCTGTATTAGAAATTAGCTGAAAAAGATatgcagtgtttttattgtaaaatcactaaaacattaaaataatataaaatgatCTGTAGTGATTAGTTTCTGTATTAGAAATTAGCTAAAAAAAGATATACTGTGTTTTAAAAtcactaaaa
It encodes:
- the enc3 gene encoding ectodermal-neural cortex 3, producing MSVSNHENRKSRSSSGSMNIQLFHKTSHADSLLTQLNLLRKRRVFTDVVLKASNRSFPCHRAVLASCSRYFEAMFSGGLRESRDADVNFHDSLHPEVLELLLDYAYSARVIINEENAESLLEAGDMLQFHDIRDAAAEFLEKNLHPSNCLGMMLLSDAHQCQRLYELSWRMCLANFATLFRTEDFLSLPKDKVQELILSEELEVEDESLVYEAVIDWVKADMERRHSELPDLLRCVRLALLPESYLLKNVASEELVMCHKVGREIVEDAVRCKMRILQNDGIVTGFCARPRKVSQALLLLGGQTFMCDKVYMIDNKTKEITPKTDIPSPRKECSACAIGCKVYVTGGRGSENGASKDVWVYDTLHDEWSKAAPMLVARFGHGSAELDHVLYVVGGHTSLAGSFPASPSVSLKQVEQYDPQSNKWTLVAPLREGVSNAAVVGAKNKLFAFGGTSVNRDKYPKVQCFDPCQNRWSVPAACPQLWRYTAAAVVGNHVVVIGGDTEFSASSAYRFNSETYQWSKFGDVTAKRISCHAVASGNRLYVVGGYFGAQRCKTLDCYDPSSDSWDSVTSVPYSLIPTAFVSTWKYLPS